From Azospirillum brasilense:
GATGCCGGCGTCGCGCAGCCGGTCGAGCTGGCTTGCCAAGTCCTCCTCGATGGTGCGCCCGGCGAGGCTGGGGATGGCGGCAAAGTCGCGGCGCCCGGCCCCCTCGGTGATCAGCGCCGTCCAGCGCGCGTGCTGCGTCGGGTCGAGGTGGCGTTCGTACTCGGAGCGGGGCATGTCGTCGCGCGCCCCGGCGATGAAGGTCAGCCGGCTCTGCGCCGCCTCGGTCAGCGCGCGGGACAGCGCAACCTCCGGCGCGGCGTGACAGCCCATGCCCATGGCCGGGCGGATGCTGTGCTGCGGTGCGTCCTCCCGCATCGCGATGCGGCAGAGGAAGGCTGGCAGGCCGATGTCGCTGGTGATGTCCCACAGGCCGACCGCGACCCCCGCGTCGTCGAAGCGGTCGAGCAGCGAGCGGCAGACCGGGTCGGCGACGCTGGCCGGATCGATGCGGGTGGCGGCCTGGGCCTCCGGAGAGGCCAGGCGCCACAGTGTGGCGGCGTCGCGCTCGACCAGCTCGGTCATGGCGTGCGCGGTCGCCTCGGCGAGGCTGTTGCCCGAGGCCAGCCCATTCGATCCGGCCAGGAAGCAGCCCGAGCCCGGCGGCATCGGCAGCGTGAAGTTCAGATGCACCGTCTCGAACGGCACCCACGTCCGCCCACCGCCCAGCAGGTCGTCGCCCTCGATCCACAGCATCGGGGTGTGTGGAGCGAAGGCGCTGGTCGACAGCCGCGGCAGGCGGGTCACGTCCACCACCCGGTGGGTCCAGCGCAGCTCGTCGTAGCTGGCGTATTTCAGCGGCAGGGTGATGCGTTCGGCGTGGTAGCTCTCGATCGACTCCATGACGCCCGACGCCTTGGCGGCGTCCAGCGTCACGCCCTTGCCCTGGGCGACGGAGATCGAGCGCGCGTTCGGCCGGGTCACCATCACCACCGGGATGCCGACATGGTCCAGCCCCGTGACGTTCGCCACCCGCGTGATGCCCATGACGGGCAGGAAGGGGGCGACGCGGGCCAGCGTCTGGTCCGGCGTGGCGATCCGGTGGGTTCCGGTGGTGTGGACCTTCAGCGGCTGGTCGGACATGGCCGGATCCCGCGCGATGCCGCGACGAAA
This genomic window contains:
- a CDS encoding YcaO-like family protein, whose amino-acid sequence is MSDQPLKVHTTGTHRIATPDQTLARVAPFLPVMGITRVANVTGLDHVGIPVVMVTRPNARSISVAQGKGVTLDAAKASGVMESIESYHAERITLPLKYASYDELRWTHRVVDVTRLPRLSTSAFAPHTPMLWIEGDDLLGGGRTWVPFETVHLNFTLPMPPGSGCFLAGSNGLASGNSLAEATAHAMTELVERDAATLWRLASPEAQAATRIDPASVADPVCRSLLDRFDDAGVAVGLWDITSDIGLPAFLCRIAMREDAPQHSIRPAMGMGCHAAPEVALSRALTEAAQSRLTFIAGARDDMPRSEYERHLDPTQHARWTALITEGAGRRDFAAIPSLAGRTIEEDLASQLDRLRDAGIEEAVAVDLTKPEFGIAVVRLVIPGLEGLDSSPDYAMGARARAVAGL